A region of the Corynebacterium endometrii genome:
GAAGTTCAAGCCACACGCGGCGATACCCGTAGCGTTGTTTGCTGCCGGTGTAGATTTTCTCGATTTCCTCTTCTAGCTCGGCATACTTATTAGGCCTATCGAGTCGTTGAAGGTGATAGAAGTAGGTCGAACGGGCAAGATCTGCAGCGTCAAGCAGGTCGTCGAGCCTGTGTTGTGACTTGAGGATGACGATCGCCTGGACCTTTAGGCGAGTCCCTGGTTCCTCAAGTCCCGCAATTTTTTCAGGTAAGCATTTTCCGCTTTCAGTCGCTCGACTTCGCGGCGCAGTTTGTCTTCCTCAGTCACAGGTTTTGGCTTCGCTGATCCTTTAGGCCTGCCTTTAGGCTTCGGTTTAAGCCCGTCCCAGCCATCTTTGCGGTAGCGCCGCATCCAGTCCTTAACCAGGGTCGGTGAAGACAAGTGGAATTCTTTGGCCAGTTCCATCCGGGTTGCGCCAGCGAGATGGCGTTCGATGATTTCTTTCTTGACCTCGAAAGAATAGGTTTGCTTCGTTGGTTTGTCCACAAGACATAGTCTGCCATGAAGCTGGAATCGACTAAACAGTCTCCGGGTAGTGCCACGCCCCACACCGAGGCGGTAAGCTGCGGCTACGTAACCATACCCTTCCTCAAACAAAGCAACCAACTGTTCACGCTGGGCTTCGGTTAACGAACTTCGTGCTCTCAATGAAAATACTCCCCACTAGATGGATACTGATTTCTCAGTCCAACTAATGGGGAGCAGTTCACGGCTGGGAGCGGCTAGACTTCTGCCTATGCTTGTGCACCTGAAGAAACTTGACCCGCTCATTGTGCTGATCGTCCTGGCGGTGATCATCGCCGTCATCGCCCCGGCGCGGGGAACATTCGCGGAGATTTTCTCGATCGCCACCAAGGTGGGAATCGCGTTCCTGTTCTTTCTTTATGGCGCACGCCTGTCCACGCGCCAGGCCCTTGACGGCGTAAAGAACTGGAAGCTGCACCTGACCATCCTGGCTTTTACCTTTGCGCTTTATCCTTTAGTCGGCGTGCTCCTTCGCCCGCTCACGGCCTTCATACCTGAAGACCTGTACCTGGGCATCTTGTACCTCACCCTCGTGCCATCGACGGTGCAATCCTCGGTGGCGTTTACCTCTATTGCGGGCGGTAACGTGGCGGGGGCGATTGTCTCCGCATCGGCCTCAAACCTGGCGGGCGTGGTGCTCACTCCGCTGCTAGTTATGGGGCTTATGGGCGCCGGTGATGGCATCCACATCGACAGCGGGGTGTTTGTGGAAATTTCCCTGCTGCTGCTCTTCCCGTTCATCCTGGGCCAGTTGCTGCGCAAGTGGGTTAAAAACATCGCGGCCTCCAAAGCCACCAAGATCGTGGACAGGGGCTCCATCGCCATGGTGGTCTATTCGGCATTTTCCGCGGGCGTAGTAGGCGGCGTGTGGTCACGCATGGGCGTGTGGGAAGTCATCTTCCTGGTGGCCTTCGCCGCTGCGCTGGTGGCCTTCATGCTGTGGCTGACCAGGGTAATCAGCGCAAGGTTGGGCTTTGCCCGGGCCGATGTCATAGCCATTGAGTTCTGCGGCTCAAAGAAATCTCTGGCCACTGGTCTGCCGATGGCGAGCGTGATCTTCGCGGCCGACGGCGCCCAGCTCGGCCTCCTGATTCTCCCGCTAATGATCTACCATCAGGTCCAGCTGATGATCTGTTCATGGTTGGCTGCCCGCTACGGTAGGGAAGCCGATCGGCAGAAGGTAAGCTAATCCGCATGGCTTTTCTCTACGTACGTACCGAACTTGTAATCCCCGGCGCCGGCACCGCGATCCACATCGCGGAATTAGAGGAGGCCGGCGCGCAGACCTGCACCATGCACCGCTTGATCGCGCTAGACGCCGCCGGCGTGATAATGGGACTCGCGGAGAAGGGGAAAACGGTGGGCAACGTGGATATGCCATCTAAGACCGTTCCGCATCCGGATACCTACGACCAGTTCCCGGATATCAGCGCCAGCCACATCACCCATGACGAGTTTGAGGGCCTGTGGTCCGAGGCTAAGACCAAGTTCCCGCGCTAACGCGCCTAAAACGCCTGCGGGTTAGAAGCCCAGGTTAACCAGGGCCATGTAGGCTAGGGTCCCGCCGATGATGGAGACCTCGGTCCGCTTGAACGCAATGTGGAGCGCTAGGGTGATGGCCACGCCAAGCAGCGTGACAGGGATGCCGCCGGGGGAGGAGGCTTGACCGGTGACGGTGTAGACCACAAGGACTACCATCACGCCAACGGGCATCATGCGGCCCAGCACGCCCATCAGATCGGAGTTACGCAGCTGCTTGATGAAGGAAAACGGCAGCTGGCGCAGCAACACGGTCACGATGCAGACGGGGATCAGCACTGCCCAGATCATGGGGGCGGTGACGCCATCAGGCACGGCGCACCTCCAGGAACCTGTCCAACGAAGGGGAAGCGAAGCGCGCAAGCAACACCAAGAAATAGGCGCTCAAAGCCACCATGAGGAGCTGGTCGGGGAAGAGCGCGTACGCCAGGATCCCTAAGCCTGCGGCGATGAGCGGCAGGGAAAAATCCTGATTGTTCTTAAAGGATTCCCACGCCAACACCACGAATAGGGCGGTCAGCGCGAATTCCATCCCCTGGATATTCGGCGGC
Encoded here:
- a CDS encoding bile acid:sodium symporter family protein — encoded protein: MLVHLKKLDPLIVLIVLAVIIAVIAPARGTFAEIFSIATKVGIAFLFFLYGARLSTRQALDGVKNWKLHLTILAFTFALYPLVGVLLRPLTAFIPEDLYLGILYLTLVPSTVQSSVAFTSIAGGNVAGAIVSASASNLAGVVLTPLLVMGLMGAGDGIHIDSGVFVEISLLLLFPFILGQLLRKWVKNIAASKATKIVDRGSIAMVVYSAFSAGVVGGVWSRMGVWEVIFLVAFAAALVAFMLWLTRVISARLGFARADVIAIEFCGSKKSLATGLPMASVIFAADGAQLGLLILPLMIYHQVQLMICSWLAARYGREADRQKVS
- a CDS encoding AzlD domain-containing protein, translating into MIWAVLIPVCIVTVLLRQLPFSFIKQLRNSDLMGVLGRMMPVGVMVVLVVYTVTGQASSPGGIPVTLLGVAITLALHIAFKRTEVSIIGGTLAYMALVNLGF